AATTAAGATGCTTGGATCCTGAGCAACATATGAACAAAAATTACAGATTTACTACATGTATAGATTATGGGGTTGGTAGGCATTCAGCCTACAATCTTACATCTAGCCATAGTTCTTAAACGCCGTGATCAATTGGACTTTTATGTGTATAACCAGACACTGAAATGCAAGGATTTTTGGGAATGAGCCTCTGCGCAAGGCAAAAAAGAAATTCCTATCCATTTCTTATTCATTTAACAATTTTATATTATCCTTATAACACTTTTAAAAAGTTAGACAATAAGTATACCATTCGGAATTTTTTTGGTTGGTATAAATCACCCCCATTGtaactgtattttctttctttttcagcctTAGTTAAGACGACACACACCATGTATACCATGTGGTGGCATaagttggtttttaaaataactttctagaaattgtattatttatatatataaaaaattaaatgcaGATCCCTTACTTTGTGAGTATTCTTCTCCCATTGGAGGTGGGTAGTCTTCATCCCAGTCCACTATGTCTTCATCTGTTAGCACCACAATGTGACACTCGCGTTCTCCCTTCTTGGCATTGCCCACCATTATAGGCAGAATCAGCTCCTCCAGATAGCAGTCAAACTGCTTGTGAGCCCCATCGTTGGACAGCTCATGCAGTAATGCACCTAACAGGAAATAAGTCACATGTGAGCCCTTTGCATCCAGCTGGAAGGACGTTAAGAGGAGCGCTGCTGCATCAGGCAAATGGTCCATTgagcccaggatcctgttctcagagtggccaaccaggggCCTCTTCTGGAAAACCCGCAAGCACAAGATCACTCTCCCCGCCtgcggtttctagcaactggtattcggaatcATTAATGCCTCCGACTGCAGAGGCataacatagccatcatggcgaGTAGCCATTGATACCTTCTTTCAAAGCCGCCTGAGAGAAAGTCAGAGACCCAACTCCCTACGTCTCAAATGCCACCCTGACTAGCAGGGTCTGGAGCGGAATGGCCCCGACATGCGCAGCATTTGCCCGCCGCTCCTTCGAGTTTGGCCACACTTACTTAAGTCTTGACATTTGATTGTGTTGAAATCAAAGTTGATGCAAAGGTAGTCACACGTGTCTCTGAGATCCGGAATAGAAATCCCATCGGGACAGTTAATGATTCCAGTTTTGTAATAATCCTGAAAGGAAAGTGCAGCTGTGTTTATTATTGCTCTTGTTTATTTCACTTGTACCCTGTTCTTCCTTCCAAAAGTATGGAGGGATGCACCCAGGGCACCAGGCAGCCTCCCACCTGGTTATTGACTAGGGAGTTCGACTcgtagaacagtagagttggaagggatcgtgAGGGTcatctctgcaatgcagaaatctttttgcccaacataggactcaaacccacagccctgagagcctcatgctctaccaactgagctatctcatgACTCCGATCTAACATAGATGAATGCGTCTTTTAAAtcactgtgtttgttttttaaagctcaACATTATGAATTAGCTCCATATTCTACCATGACACCAGAGCTGGCATAGTTGCCCCATATTCCATCAGAGTATCCACTGATCAGAGTCCCCTGGATTCGCTCCTTCCCTTCACCATTGCAACCTGCTTATTCACCTGCCTGTCACTCTGGCCTTCAAGGGGATCATCAAGCAAACAAAAgaggtggagaggaggaggaggaggtggtgcagGAGCCACTGCCTCTTTGCTCATTGGCTGCCTGGCAAGCCAGCAGGTGGGAGCAATGACAATGAGGTGGCAGAGGAGCAGCAACAGCTGCCCATAATGGCCATGAGGCGGTAGACTCACTGAGGGAGGGGGCCACCACTGGAGCCAGCACTGTGTACATATACCATGAATGAAAAACATTACTAGTTATATGGGACAACGCAGAAAGTGTCATTCCCAACAATACACAATATAAGTGATAGGCGCTGTCTTAGAAGTAAGAAATAGGAAGGAAACGAGAAAGAAACAGATCTATAAATAAAGCAGAAGATACATGAGAAGCTCAAAGTTCCTTTGAATGTGAAGGCAGGAATAGGAACTTTACAAACTGGAGGAAGAACCCTACTTCTGCAACTTTGGGGGCTTCCTCACCAGCACAGTCCGGAACACCGTGGAGCTAATTCCATCTGCAATCTCATATTCACCCTTCTCGTTCGGCCGAGTGAAGTTATATTCTCGTCCTGGTCCAAACATTCTGAAATGATAATCCATACATGGGTTTAAGATGGCTGTCTCCAAATGCCAGCTGGTGTGTTGAAGTAAACAGAGCACATTGAAACTATCTAAATAAAGAACTATGTCAATCATGGCAAGTGCTTCTTTGAGAATGCAGTAATTATTAAGCCCTTTATTAAGGAGATGGCTGGCATTTTACACTGATGAGAAAATGGCATGCAGTTCTCAAAAGTTCAGATGTCATAATCTGAGAATGAACTGTGTGCCCACATAATTCCATCTTGCTCCTGCCTCCATGCATCCAACTTTGACACTTATATCCTTAATTCCTAAACCAGGAAATGAGGGTTTACGTGCTGCCTTCAAACCTGGATACAATCAGGATCCGACCACTGGACATGAATTAAAATAATCTAAAAATGTGCTGAGACTGGCTATGTCTCTTCATTCACAAAAAAAGCAGCCACGGGGAGGCTGCGGGTGAGTGGGAAGGAATCCAGATCAGGATGTTGttacgggggtgggggtgagaaagCTAATGTCACACACCAGCGTCTTGCTGAAAATTGCCCCCATAAGCTGCTATTTgctctattaaaaataaaactctgtTGGGACAGGCACCAGTAACTGGGGGCAGAGGAGAATTAGAAAAGGGTTACACCACTATTCCTCTCTTTGTGGCtgctttttgtaaataaaatgaaaatgtataAAAGCCTCTTGTGGTTTGATCATAAGACAAGGATAGGgaatctgtggtcttccagatattgctggactacaactcccatggtcctTTAGCATTTGTCAGGCTGGCTGGGACAGacagaagttgtagttcaacaacttctggagagctAAAGGTTCCTTATCCTTGCCATAAGATTGCTCATATCTAGACCAGTGAATGGCATTCACCACATAATATTTGGGATGTCTCATAAGGTCAATGTACCATGAACATCTCCAGCGGAACCTTCATTCTGGTCCCTCATGCTAAACCCGTTTACTTGGGAGTTATCTGGTTTCACTGGAATGCATTAACAAGTTAAATGCAAATAATCTCATGAAGTGGAACACCTTCAAATTCCAATGGGAATGATGAGGACAGAATTCTAAAACTAGGTGGCCTTCCAAAATTACAATGCATCCTCCTAACCCTATTCAGACTGCAAAGGACACCCTATCAGCAGCAGTAGTGATACACTTTGTTTCCATTTAAGTAGTCTGCAAGGTTTAAAGAGGTAATGAAGACACTTACCTTCCTAACATAGTATCAGGATGAGCTGTGAAAATCTGGGGATTTACGACAAATCTAGTGCCATCAACGACAAGAGTCACTTTCTCTGGTGCTTGGACTTGCGTACTGTTGTTCAAGCTGCTACAACCACTCCCAAATTGCTCTTGGCTAGTAGTGTAATATTCGAGGTTTCTTTTACTCCCCACTTGGAAGAAAATGCCTTTGGTGTCTTCAAGAGCGTTAGAACACTGAGGACTTACTGCGTGGGAAGCGTATCTGAACTCTGCATGATCTAAACACAGCAGATGAAAGCCGCAATTGAGTTAAATGCATTAGACAGATTACCAAAAAAAGCGATCTATAACAAAAGTTTAATAACCAAATAGGTGACAATACAATGCTAAGAGAATATGCACCACTGACTTAGTAGATTACTAAAACACCCTGACACATCTGTAAACAGCAGTCTATGACACACAAATCAGCCATGTAAGCACAATCTGATCATACACATACAGGTATTGGTATGTTCAAGTTAGAACACTCACATTCATTTTAGCAACCATGCTCTTCTTGATGATATTTTAATCTATTCTTCCTTCcacctgttttctgttttttttttataaatttttattgattttccaacatttctGTCCCATTCCCCCTTAGTCAGCATCCATGGCCAGTAAGCGCAGTCTTTATAGGACTTGAacttactgttttattttttttatgtgtAGGGTGGAAAAGTCCCCCCTCAGCTTCTGCAAACCTTAATGTTCCCCAAACCTTGGCGTTCCTCTAAGCCTGCTGATACCTTCCCCTTGggcatgggtggtgctgttttggctacacatGCAACAGACATTCACAGCccagttctttttaaaatttcaaacaCCATCTATGTAGGAAGGAGGAGGCTGATCATGGTGAGGGAAGGGGTTAGGGttagcttaaaaataaaaattctctcCATCCCATGCAGTGATCCCTATGAAAATTCCATTTCCTCCCCGTAATATTTGGCATAGGAGGGAGGCAGTTTCCTCCTCTACAAAATAACAGcttggtggtggtgattttaatTAGGGCTGTGGCATGGGAGGAAAGAGCTTCACCCTTTCATGTGTCATGGTCCCGATCCTAATTTGGCCTCCTCTCCAAAGCtgctatttaaaacaaataaacaataacagcaacaatataATGATGCAATGCTCAAAAGATTCATTTAGTATCATGTGTAGTTGATCTGAAAAGGAGCAACAGGGAAGTGCTGTGCGTTGCACATTCTACAGCAAACACTATTGACTTTACCATGATTTCTGCATAGTGGAGACATGGTAATGGTTTGCCCACACTGTTTCTGGCTGCTTTCTCCTAGGTCATGGATTGTAGAAGTCATGTTTTCGGTCAGCTGACAAGATTCTTGATTGCTTGATCGTTCCATTCCAGTGGCACGATTAATACTCATTTGAGGCATCCGTAATTCAAAGTGACTGCCCATCTGGAGAAAAGTCCTGTAAGGAAGAAATGGTAATGAGAGTTACATCTGGAAGAAAGCTCTTTACCTGATGTGGCCTAGGAGGAGTGGCCCACACCtatgtcccatcagccccagccagcagggccaatattcaggaatgatgggagttgcagttcaataaCATCTTAAGAGAACCAGATTGCCCATCCCTGCTATAAAGTTTACAGAGCTTGCAATCCCTAGCACACatgtgggagtaagccccactaaattcagtaggacttagttTTCAGTATATATTTGTAGAATAGGGCTGGTTTGTTAAGGGCAGCTAGGAATTCTATGCGGGGATAAACTAAAGTGCCCAGACCTCTGAGAGAAAGATTGCGCTTCGAATGTGCTTTGAAGTTATAATGTGTACAGAAAAACCAACAACAGTGTTCCTCTGTCCAGTTTTAATATAGGAAACAGCTGTTACCACATTGcttggtgctgggggggggggatatcctAAGGCTTGCTGTGTTAACTGCCAACATGGACCACAATATTACATGAGCAATATTTAACACCACTCTGGAAGTCTAATGAAATGCCCAATGGCTTTTCCTATTCTGCATCTAGCGGTCTAATGTTAGCAAGACTTAATCACACTGTTGACATATTATCCAGTTTCTGTATACATAACCTTAAAACTGTGCCCTAGAAACATAATTTGCACCAAGAGGCAGAGGGGGACTTGAGGTCACCCTCTGAATGCCACTGTGTTTTTTCCTCCTTTAAACACAGTGTTACTCACTACGTGGCATATAAAAAGTGTGTGGGCTGCAATGGTTTTTCTTCTAGAGATCCGCCTCCTTATCCCTGCATCTCTCACTCCTACAGTCACCCCCTTATCCTTATTTGACATCTGCAGCATCACAGCCAGGGCAGGCTGAAACCAGCAGCAAGAGGAGCTATTTTCGGTCAATGAGCACCAAGCCTTCAGTagtcagtggtgtgtgtgtgtgtaaggaggaCTCAGCTGAGCATAAGAAATTGTGCCTTTGGAGATGGGGATTGTGAGTGAGGGAAATAGATCAGTGGAGAATGGGTCATTCATTGTAAGCACACAGTTATGCAAAACAGCATGTTTGCATTAAACAAGACATCCTTTGACTTCTTGTTTTCACAGGAAGGTTTGTAGTAACTGACGCTGTGCGCACCCCCCCATTTACTTGGCATCCAGTGAGCTCTGGGAAGCAAGAGTACGTATGTCACAATCCCTTATCTACTTTCTTGTTTCTTGAGAAACACTGCaattcccctcaaaccagctttgatccaaattgaGAGAAAGAAGAATATAGCTGTCATTGGCAGTATTCCCCAAAGCCTTTCCTCCCATATTTCTCAACAGGGCAAAATAACACAAACATATGTTGTTCAATTCAaaaagattaccgtatttttcactctataagacgcaccagaccacaagacgcacctagtttttggaggaggaaaacaagaaaaaaaatattcagaatctcagtagccagaacagcaagagggattgctgcgcagtgaaagcagaaatctctcttgctgttctggcttctgggatagctgtgcagcctgcattcgcttcataagatgcacacacatttccccttactttttaggagagaaaaagtgagtcttatagagcaaaaaatacggcaattgtCAATGAAGAAACTACAAATTATTAGATCCTTTAGAAACGATGACAACAACAATGCTAATTATgtatatatttcatttttttatctcACTTTTCCTCCAGGGAACACAGGGCAGCAATAGATGCCCTCCCCTGTGAGGCCAGTTAGACAAGAGGCTGCAGACACATCACTGGCTTAaaatggacctaagttgttctttttctcagttcAGAATGAAGCTGGCTTAGGGGGAAACACATCAAAAGACAGTATTTCCtaagaaatgacaggatagatACAGAATAGATATGGAATGACAGGATAGATACAGAACAGATATGGGTTGAGCCTAACACCATGTTGACATTGCTTCCCAAATCAGCaatgggagcacactggatgcaaagtaaacaggagtgtgtacacaACCTGAGAGAGCATGATATGTCCAAGGTCATGTACAGTGTGGGTGAATGGCGAGATCTGAACCTTGATCCAGGATTCTGCACTGACATGTGCAGGAATTTCTGATCAAGACCCAAGATTCCTTCCCATCACAGCATCACAGTCCCTTGTACCCTATTCCtccaaaaacacaggaaacagcaGCTGCATTGGGAAGGAGAATTCTGCAGCTTGAGCAGACCTGCACACTGCTCTTGATCCTTGCTATTCTAAGCCGAGATAGCCGATCTTTGCTATCTAATATTCCTTTTGCACTTACATCTCAAAGTGTTTCTAGTCATCTCCTGtcgtttcttttcccctttcatGATTACCTTGCACGCCTTAACCCCACCTTTCTATGTCcaggcttattattattaaaaacatttaactTTTGCCCCCCTTCTTAATTTACATAGTTTAtccttcacagagctataatccCCAGCCTCTTTAACAAACTACGGTCCCCAGGATCCTCTGTGTGCTGGATGCGATTTAAATGTATCATGTGGATCAGTCTATCTGCCatccatttcctctcttcccttctctttctgtACTCTTCTCTCGCCTCCATCTTCATTCTCTATCCAGTTCTGGCTGCTAAGCATGAGAGAGCCAGTGTAGCATAGTGGCTTGAGTGTCGGACAGGAACCTggaaaaccagggttcaaatcccccctcgaccatgaagttcactgggtgaccttgggccagtcactgcctctcatcctaacctacctcggagggttgttgtggggactgaaaatgaggaaggggagaaactTGTAcatcactttgagctccttggagaaggtgGTGGGATATACATGCAATAAAATCATGAGTATGCGCTTGCGACTGCGCATGTGGGGAATAGCCACTGTtccaaccaaataataataataataataataataataataataataataataataatttattatttgtaccccgcccatctggctgggtttccccagccactctgggcggcttccaacaaagatgaaagatacactaaaatgtcacatcttaaaaacttccctgaacagggctgccttcagatgtcctctgaatgtcaggtagttgtttatcgctttgacatctgatgggagggcattccacagggcgggcgccactaccgagaaagccctctgcctggttccctgtaacttggcctctcgcagtgaaggaaccgccagaaggccctcggagctggacctcagtgtccaggcagaacgatgggggaggagacgctccttcagatatactggactgaggccgtttagggctttaaaggtcagcaccaacactttgaattgtgctcggaaaccaaAAGGCTACGGTGTCAGAAGAGAAGCTTTGTGCAGATAGCGGACTCTTCTTTTATATCTGTACATGCTCGATTGATTTAGTATGTGTTTGTAGTCTAAGTGGGCTTGGATCTGATTCCAGAGATTGTGTGAACAGTCCCACCATCTTTCACTCACTGCAGCTTcctatcccacccccaccccccggcaaTTATTTCAAATGCAATTATTTCAAAAGATAATATGAAAGGTTATCCGGCCCTAAAAATGCCATAATAAACCTAGAAATAAACTTCAGTACTGAAAATGTCACCAATTCAGTTATTGTGCAGTGCAAAGCTCATAAACAGCTCAATGCAGAGcgacccagccagataggcagggtataaataataaaattattattacagttacagaaaggtagccgtgttggtctgccatagtcaaaacaaaaaaaaattttgttttaaaattattattattattattattaagataacAATCAACACAAATTTTAGATGAAACTATGTGGTTATACTACCCACTCCAGCAGCTAAAATCCTAACAAAACCAGGCAAATCCACCCTAGAACCAGCAGAAGCCAAGAGAAGAACTAGACACAACTGACTGAAATTACTCCATTTGTTTATTTGATGCATACACTCTCTTTTCTCCACGGAGTTCAGGACAGAAAATACATGGTCATGTTTTCAGTGTGACTCATGCCCTGTTTTCCCATATTTTTCCTTGCAACAATCTTGAGAAGGTCGTTTACACCAAAAGctaggcccaaggtcacccagaactTCATGGTGGAATTGGAGATTTGAACCTCGGTTTCCTGTGACCTAGTTCAACACCTCAATCACTTTCCACAATAAAACCTAAATTTCCATAAGTATAGCTAATGTGGGGCAGGGGTAAAATAGGAAGATGTTCTGTTGTTAAAAAGACATTCTAGATTACGctagaaagaaaataaagttCAAGCACATCTTCATCTCTGGGCCATCTTGCCATCTGAGGTAAAACTGGTGACTGTGCAAGCAGTTGCTCCCAGGCTCCAGAATTCCTCTCTGAGGAAACTGTTTGGCTTTCTGGCTGCTTCCAGATGACATGTTTATTGTGCTTTATTTGCACAAATTTTGTGGCGAGGTTAGACTGCACCAGCTATTTATTGAGTGTTTGTTCCATTTGTTTCTGGGGAAGTTATACGACCACTGCAAAAAGCAATCATTATCACACACTTTGCCACTGCATTTCCAAAcgactttccttatcacaaaaaagtCTCGATTTTGGGGAAGTGGTTTGCTGCACAGTAACAAGCCAAATATTCCAACCTGAATTTGTTGttgtgtgattgaatcccacctgaaaaaagCACCCCATATGTCATGAAAACCCTACTGTTTCAGAAGTCATTTGGGGAAACGGTATACTGACAATGCACTGATATTGCAAATTGTTACGTCTGTAcaagtgattttttattttaaagtattttatttatttttatgatgtTTTAGGACAGTGTGGCGTTTAAGtgatcagtttgtgatttattttttatttggttgCGTGTGTCTATGCACATGCATTTTATTAGCTGACTTATGTTCAAGCGACAGAAAAGCAGAAAAGGGAAGTTCCCCTGGCACCTTTAGGCACtgggcaaaaacgttcctttttaagcaGGTCTTTGGTGGATTTGATTGACACCCtatgcccttttttaaaaaaatggggggtattgggttgttgtttttattttgattatatattttgtggtttcataTTTTGATTTTGGTCTGAAACCTCCGggtgtagggcggtatataaattcaataaatacagtaacaaaaataaataaataagcaggatataaatattttaaaataaattaacagTGGGAGAGAGCTTTCCTAGGAGCAGCATCATGTCAATTATGACATCCATTGTTACATCTAATAAATTTGCTCAATGTTGGGGGAAATAGCTTCTTTTCCTTCAAGGAAGGAGTGGTTATGAAAACTGTTGGGAACTGCAAACAGGTGTGGTGGAGAGACAGGTGTCCTTATGGTGTCCTTTTATGGTATATTGGAATCAACATGATGCAATGGCAGGAATCCCTGGGATTCCTCGTACGTACCTCAAAAAcacgtttaaaaataaaatagaattaaaatagaaatgtaattgaatttaatagaaataaaatagaaatgtaattgaaattagtaagattttagaacacagaaataaagaaaatcatccaaccatcaattctagcatgcggtgggccacctaaattatataatttggtatttgaacaaTCGGTATTAGTaactgtattataaattggtattgttataatgaggctattactggaatgtaattgaaaagtaataaaaaatattatatattgaaacatagaaataaataattaaaggTGCAGCACACAAAACAAGTGGAACAGCtatcctattttttttttttatgggacAGGATAAACAATGTTCGGATTTCTACCTACAGggactgcaaaaaaacaacaacaccacactgTAAGCTGTTTATGGATTGTAGAAGACCTATTAACAGATTACCATAACGTTTTAACAAAGGATTGTGAGAAACTGTACACAATGCTTGCTGCCGGTTTTACGCTGCTCTCTGGCAGCTATCCAGAGGCCTGCACTAAACATGGAGCAGGGACTTCGTTCCAGCACAAAATAAAAGAGGATGTTTTCTATATGCCAAAGCAAACaattttgcctttaccttttataactcCACATAGACTGAACTTTTCCAGCTCTTAAAAATGCCAGTTTTCGGACTTCATCACAATTCTTATTTTCACACATCTTAATTATATAATCTGCATTTAAGACACCAGAAACCTCACACATTTGCCATTTGCGTgtttttgctttccatttttttttaaaaaaatgttctaggTTTTGGCTATAATCACAAAAGCTCTGAACAATTGAAACACTGATCTAAACAATATCAAATTCTATTACCGGAATCAGGTTCCCATAGGGACAGATACATTTTGAGAGCAAGCAAATTAAATATCGTCTACTTACCTAGATGTCAGAAAACGGTCCCAGCTGGTCAAAATCTTGAAATCTTCATTTAATAAAGAACGTGGACAAAACCAAGCAGAATAGCTGACAGTTAAAATTGTTTGTGCTCTTGCAATCGAATTCTCCACCCCCTATCTAAGCCCAGATGGTGAGTCATGTACATACTTCAAATTAAGAGTCCCTGCCCAGCACATACAGAAAACAAGAGATGGCATGCCTATAGCCAGAGCCTGGAGTTTGCTCAGAtacaaggaaataaataatatgGACATTCCCGGAACGTCTTAAAAACATTAATCAGAGCAAGTCAGTTTTGCTCTCTACCCGAGAACCTATTCGTTGCTGTATTAACCCCTTCTTGACTCAACATTGTTAAGGTTTAAATATCTTAATTAACCAAgagaaaaatattattattaaataaataaataaattcatatgCCACCCTCTCTACCTGTAGACCTCacggcagttcacagcataaa
The Podarcis raffonei isolate rPodRaf1 chromosome 6, rPodRaf1.pri, whole genome shotgun sequence DNA segment above includes these coding regions:
- the KCTD20 gene encoding BTB/POZ domain-containing protein KCTD20, translated to MGSHFELRMPQMSINRATGMERSSNQESCQLTENMTSTIHDLGESSQKQCGQTITMSPLCRNHDHAEFRYASHAVSPQCSNALEDTKGIFFQVGSKRNLEYYTTSQEQFGSGCSSLNNSTQVQAPEKVTLVVDGTRFVVNPQIFTAHPDTMLGRMFGPGREYNFTRPNEKGEYEIADGISSTVFRTVLDYYKTGIINCPDGISIPDLRDTCDYLCINFDFNTIKCQDLSALLHELSNDGAHKQFDCYLEELILPIMVGNAKKGERECHIVVLTDEDIVDWDEDYPPPMGEEYSQILYSSKLYRFFKYIENRDVAKTVLKERGLKNIRIGIEGYPTCKEKVKRRPGGRSEVIYNYVQRPFIQMSWEKEEGKSRHVDFQCVRSKSLTNLVAVGEDVAEDQEVMLHHPPQVDELDRLNAPFSQMDPNELPE